Proteins encoded by one window of Torulaspora delbrueckii CBS 1146 chromosome 2, complete genome:
- the UCC1 gene encoding Ucc1p (similar to Saccharomyces cerevisiae YLR224W; ancestral locus Anc_8.433) produces MLAVVDLPTEIVWELLELCPRELRAVNKRFYLLHNELYREKTLDLIPRVPEENQEFWDVVKGPVVDYVKSLEFLRGNARKIGRLLGEEYVDDSWYIIYNAILGRLKCGNHFAVRDSLDYHKPIYTGSCVVPPGESCPINAWFHIDDLDAARKLGTLVTDFGASHTKLSPGEYCTEYCGFYQGDWGLLLQSGILPKMEGRNLPVSIELRLVERSMTPPDYFEKPQLNFLGYDFRDYDPKNKWLFFRIDKSFKTTIFNPYETLLSESLVKWDGKFDVPSHFERPQKSTTGYFDPSVKAVRKFMYRYPKSKQNLELEKVLPDWRAPRLRR; encoded by the coding sequence ATGCTTGCAGTGGTTGATTTGCCGACGGAGATTGTATGGGAGCTTTTGGAACTGTGTCCTAGAGAGCTCAGAGCGGTAAATAAGAGGTTTTATCTGTTGCATAATGAGTTGTATCGGGAGAAAACTCTAGATTTAATTCCTAGAGTCCCAGAGGAGaatcaagaattttggGATGTTGTAAAGGGTCCAGTGGTTGATTACGTGAAGAGCTTGGAATTTTTGCGTGGCAATGCGAGAAAGATTGGGCGTTTACTAGGTGAAGAGTACGTTGACGATTCTTGGTATATTATTTATAATGCGATCCTGGGTCGATTGAAGTGTGGGAACCATTTCGCAGTGAGAGACTCGTTGGATTATCACAAGCCAATCTATACTGGTAGTTGTGTGGTACCACCCGGTGAATCTTGTCCGATTAATGCATGGTTCCATATCGATGATTTGGATGCAGCGAGGAAGTTGGGTACGTTGGTGACTGATTTCGGGGCTAGCCATACGAAATTATCACCAGGCGAGTACTGTACCGAATATTGCGGATTTTATCAAGGAGACTGGGGTCTACTGCTTCAATCTGGGATATTGCCCAAAATGGAGGGAAGAAACTTGCCAGTGTCGATTGAGTTACGACTTGTTGAGAGGTCAATGACGCCACCAgattattttgaaaaacCGCAATTGAATTTTCTGGGATACGATTTCAGAGATTACGATCCAAAGAATAAATGGTTGTTTTTTCGAATAGATAAATCCTTTAAGACTACAATTTTTAATCCATATGAGACATTGCTTTCAGAGTCGCTTGTCAAGTGGGATGGGAAGTTTGATGTGCCAAGTCATTTTGAGAGACCTCAGAAGTCAACAACTGGATATTTTGATCCCAGCGTTAAAGCTGTAAGAAAATTTATGTATCGATACCCAAAGAGCAAACAGAATTTAGAACTGGAAAAGGTTTTGCCCGATTGGAGAGCACCCCGACTACGACGTTAA
- the TDEL0B02040 gene encoding uncharacterized protein (similar to Saccharomyces cerevisiae YDR222W and YLR225C; ancestral locus Anc_8.432), which produces MFGGNKDKVKFAPVREVKSKDDYIVVNDIKQLEWFVLSHKEELKSNGLFKAVKKSVETRVETQTLYFTDLQSGKCGFVQMLYSSVVGGVYKGFQLNFKVFRSREDKTEDIDIWQSFKLEDLESFEPLKVVTRGASFEFKSASHDDTLTATLVIKVDIPEGSDKTSGLKIDLMVDLYEGFMIKPNGCNYYLEKAVSPDELKKADEGVHSKKMLRHLFAPRVKCHGTISYNNSKGNKVTLDLIDVPGSYIDAVQGLPPQKAARKWNFLCYQNRLSSVLCMEFTTGDSQKQTTVTVWCQTENDKIKAVGSSVNETPVKFNSTEKDEQTGWSHPKSITFPLNFTEKNLRLVNRYDVLGEMPSIVKSLVENIASVKPFIYQYCQDSEFEGEKGISIIESTFIS; this is translated from the coding sequence ATGTTTGGTGGTAATAAGGATAAAGTGAAGTTTGCACCTGTCAGGGAAGTCAAATCGAAAGATGACTATATTGTTGTGAACGACATAAAGCAGTTAGAATGGTTCGTTTTATCACACAAggaggaattgaagagcAATGGATTATTCAAAGCAGTAAAGAAGTCTGTTGAGACTAGAGTAGAGACACAGACGTTGTATTTCACGGATTTACAAAGTGGGAAATGTGGCTTTGTACAGATGCTTTATTCGAGTGTTGTAGGCGGTGTCTATAAGGGTTTTCAACTGAACTTCAAAGTGTTTCGTAGTCGTGAGGATAAAACTGAGGATATTGATATATGGCAAAGTTTCAAATTGGAGGACCTCGAGAGTTTTGAGCCCCTGAAAGTAGTAACTCGTGgagcttcttttgaattcaaGAGTGCTTCTCATGATGATACCCTTACTGCGACCCTAGTGATTAAAGTTGATATTCCTGAAGGGTCTGACAAGACTTCTGGCTTGaaaattgatttgatgGTTGATCTATACGAAGGATTTATGATTAAACCGAATGGTTGTAATTATTACCTGGAGAAAGCAGTTAGTCCAGATGAACTGAAGAAAGCAGACGAGGGTGTACATTCCAAAAAAATGCTTAGACATCTTTTCGCTCCTAGAGTCAAGTGTCACGGTACCATCAGTTACAACAATTCAAAGGGTAACAAAGTTACACTGGATTTGATCGATGTGCCCGGTTCATACATTGATGCAGTACAAGGTTTACCTCCACAGAAGGCGGCACGTAAATGGAACTTTCTATGTTACCAAAATCGTCTGAGCTCAGTGCTCTGCATGGAGTTTACCACCGGTGATAGTCAAAAGCAGACTACCGTGACTGTTTGGTGCCAAACAGAAAACGATAAGATAAAAGCTGTTGGTTCGAGTGTGAACGAAACCCCAGTGAAGTTTAATTCTACTGAGAAGGATGAACAAACTGGTTGGTCTCACCCAAAGAGCATAACTTTCCCACTGAATTTCACTGAAAAAAATCTGAGATTGGTAAACAGATATGATGTCCTTGGTGAGATGCCAAGTATTGTCAAGTCTTTGGTCGAAAACATTGCAAGCGTGAAACCTTTCATATACCAGTACTGTCAGGATTCTGAGTTTGAAGGCGAAAAGGGAATTTCAATCATCGAGAGTACTTTTATTAGTTAA